A genomic window from Peromyscus maniculatus bairdii isolate BWxNUB_F1_BW_parent chromosome 1, HU_Pman_BW_mat_3.1, whole genome shotgun sequence includes:
- the LOC102911294 gene encoding paired immunoglobulin-like receptor B isoform X4 → MTFIFTALLFLGLTLGLGTLVLAGALPKPILRVQPDSVVSQHTTVIFLCEGTTGAKEYYLYKDGHQYLRCTEIPQSPRNKAEFSISKIDQDHAGRYSCQYQTGDGSSEYSDSLDLVVTGVYSKPSLSAQPSPVVTEGGTVTLQCVSWQRYHRFILIKEGAQKLSWILDSDYDYYYPYQFQALFSVGPVTSSQRWTFRCYSFNKNSPQVWSEPSDTLELLVSGTLHKPTIKAEPGSVVSLRSVVTIRCQGSLDAEICVLHKEGSQNPLDTQTPEKPENKAKFSIPSVTKQHGGQYRCYCYSSAGWSEHSDTLEIVVTGIYYHNKPSLSVLPSPVVTLGRNMTFLCLLWEGYEKFILTKDDQKFLSSPTSQFIPNIRQWQALFSVDHVTPDHRGTFRCYGYYNHTPHWWSVPSEPLEIHISGLSKKPSLLTHQGHILDPGKSLTLQCCSDINYDRFALYKFGGVDFNQHDFQWTQAGLSMANFTLGPVSSSTGGQYRCYGAHNLSSAWSASSDPLDILITGHLLFSPSLSVKPNSTVHSGDNVILLCHSPFKVDTFILSKEGAAHQPQRLKSKSEAWDFQAEFFMSAVTSELSGTYRCYGSQDSSPYLLTQGSVPVELMVSGSLQASSPPPSRPMPTAASENQDHTVENLIRMGMAFMILIVIGILVFESWGNQRQIHHAAER, encoded by the exons ATGACCTTCATCTTCACGGCCCTGCTCTTTCTGG GACTGACTCTGGGCCTGGGGACCCTTGTGCTGGCAG GGGCCCTCCCTAAGCCTATCCTCAGAGTACAACCAGACTCTGTAGTCTCTCAGCATACTACCGTAATCTTCTTGTGTGAGGGGACCACAGGAGCCAAAGAGTACTATCTGTATAAAGATGGACACCAATATTTAAGGTGCACAGAGATTCCACAGAGTCCTAGGAACAAGGCTGAATTCTCAATCTCAAAAATAGACCAGGACCATGCAGGGCGATATAGCTGTCAATATCAGACTGGTGATGGATCGTCAGAGTACAGTGACTCCCTGGatctggtggtgacag gaGTCTACAGTAAACCCAGCCtgtcagcccagcccagccctgtggtgactGAAGGAGGGACTGTCACCCTCCAGTGTGTCTCATGGCAGAGATATCACAGGTTCATTCTGATTAAGGAAGGAGCTCAGAAGCTCTCCTGGATACTGGACTCAGACTATGACTACTACTATCCTTATCAGTTCCAGGCCCTGTTCTCTGTGGGCCCTGTGACCTCCAGCCAAAGGTGGACATTCAGATGCTACAGCTTTAATAAGAACAGCCCACAGGTGTGGTCAGAACCTAGTGACACCCTGGAGCTCCTGGTCTCAG GAACCCTCCACAAACCCACCATCaaggctgagccaggctctgtggttTCTCTCAGAAGTGTTGTGACCATCAGGTGTCAGGGGAGCCTGGATGCAGAAATATGTGTTCTGCATAAAGAGGGAAGCCAAAATCCCTTGGATACACAGACACCAGAGAAGCCTGAGAACAAGGCCaagttctccatcccttctgtgacAAAGCAACATGGGGGACAATATCGCTGTTACTGTTACAGCTCAGCTGGCTGGTCAGAGCACAGTGACACCCTGGAGATTGTGGTGACAG gaatctactACCATAATAAACCCAGCCtgtcagtcctgcccagccctgtggtgactTTAGGAAGGAATATGACCTTCCTGTGTCTCTTATGGGAGGGATATGAGAAGTTCATTCTCACCAAGGATGACCAGAAGTTTCTCAGCTCCCCGACCTCACAGTTTATACCCAATATTAGGCAGTGGCAAGCCTTGTTCTCTGTAGATCATGTAACACCAGACCACAGAGGCACATTCAGATGTTATGGTTACTACAATCATACTCCACACTGGTGGTCAGTGCCCAGTGAACCCCTGGAAATACACATCTCAG GTCTGTCCAAGAAGCCGTCCTTGCTGACCCACCAAGGCCATATCCTGGATCCTGGGAAGAGCCTCACCCTGCAGTGTTGCTCTGACATCAACTATGACAGATTTGCTCTGTACAAGTTCGGGGGTGTTGACTTCAACCAGCATGATTTCCAgtggacccaggctggcctctccatGGCCAACTTCACACTGGGCCCTGTGAGCAGCTCTACCGGAGGCCAATATAGATGCTATGGTGCACACAACCTCTCCTCTGCGTGGTCAGCCTCCAGTGACCCCCTGGACATCCTCATCACAG GACATCTTCTTTTCAGTCCTTCCCTCTCGGTGAAGCCTAACTCCACAGTACACTCTGGAGACAATGTGATCCTGCTGTGTCACTCACCATTCAAAGTGGACACTTTCATTCTGTCCAAGGAGGGAGCAGCCCACCAACCCCAGAGACTAAAATCAAAGTCTGAAGcttgggacttccaggcagaattCTTCATGAGTGCTGTGACCTCTGAACTCTCGGGCACCTACAGGTGTTATGGTTCCCAAGACTCATCTCCCTACCTGCTGACACAAGGCAGTGTCCCTGTGGAGCTCATGGTCTCAG GGAGTTTACAGG CCTCAAGCCCACCACCCTCAAGACCTATGCCAACAGCTG CCTCAGAGAACCAGGATCACACAGTGGAGAATCTCATCAGGATGGGGATGGCTTTCATGATCCTCATAGTCATTGGGATTCTGGTCTTTGAGAGTTGGGGCAACCAGAGACAGATCCACCATGCAGCTGAGAGGtaa
- the LOC102911294 gene encoding paired immunoglobulin-like receptor B isoform X3, with translation MTFIFTALLFLGLTLGLGTLVLAGALPKPILRVQPDSVVSQHTTVIFLCEGTTGAKEYYLYKDGHQYLRCTEIPQSPRNKAEFSISKIDQDHAGRYSCQYQTGDGSSEYSDSLDLVVTGVYSKPSLSAQPSPVVTEGGTVTLQCVSWQRYHRFILIKEGAQKLSWILDSDYDYYYPYQFQALFSVGPVTSSQRWTFRCYSFNKNSPQVWSEPSDTLELLVSGTLHKPTIKAEPGSVVSLRSVVTIRCQGSLDAEICVLHKEGSQNPLDTQTPEKPENKAKFSIPSVTKQHGGQYRCYCYSSAGWSEHSDTLEIVVTGIYYHNKPSLSVLPSPVVTLGRNMTFLCLLWEGYEKFILTKDDQKFLSSPTSQFIPNIRQWQALFSVDHVTPDHRGTFRCYGYYNHTPHWWSVPSEPLEIHISGLSKKPSLLTHQGHILDPGKSLTLQCCSDINYDRFALYKFGGVDFNQHDFQWTQAGLSMANFTLGPVSSSTGGQYRCYGAHNLSSAWSASSDPLDILITGHLLFSPSLSVKPNSTVHSGDNVILLCHSPFKVDTFILSKEGAAHQPQRLKSKSEAWDFQAEFFMSAVTSELSGTYRCYGSQDSSPYLLTQGSVPVELMVSASENQDHTVENLIRMGMAFMILIVIGILVFESWGNQRQIHHAAERCHIPSQHTSF, from the exons ATGACCTTCATCTTCACGGCCCTGCTCTTTCTGG GACTGACTCTGGGCCTGGGGACCCTTGTGCTGGCAG GGGCCCTCCCTAAGCCTATCCTCAGAGTACAACCAGACTCTGTAGTCTCTCAGCATACTACCGTAATCTTCTTGTGTGAGGGGACCACAGGAGCCAAAGAGTACTATCTGTATAAAGATGGACACCAATATTTAAGGTGCACAGAGATTCCACAGAGTCCTAGGAACAAGGCTGAATTCTCAATCTCAAAAATAGACCAGGACCATGCAGGGCGATATAGCTGTCAATATCAGACTGGTGATGGATCGTCAGAGTACAGTGACTCCCTGGatctggtggtgacag gaGTCTACAGTAAACCCAGCCtgtcagcccagcccagccctgtggtgactGAAGGAGGGACTGTCACCCTCCAGTGTGTCTCATGGCAGAGATATCACAGGTTCATTCTGATTAAGGAAGGAGCTCAGAAGCTCTCCTGGATACTGGACTCAGACTATGACTACTACTATCCTTATCAGTTCCAGGCCCTGTTCTCTGTGGGCCCTGTGACCTCCAGCCAAAGGTGGACATTCAGATGCTACAGCTTTAATAAGAACAGCCCACAGGTGTGGTCAGAACCTAGTGACACCCTGGAGCTCCTGGTCTCAG GAACCCTCCACAAACCCACCATCaaggctgagccaggctctgtggttTCTCTCAGAAGTGTTGTGACCATCAGGTGTCAGGGGAGCCTGGATGCAGAAATATGTGTTCTGCATAAAGAGGGAAGCCAAAATCCCTTGGATACACAGACACCAGAGAAGCCTGAGAACAAGGCCaagttctccatcccttctgtgacAAAGCAACATGGGGGACAATATCGCTGTTACTGTTACAGCTCAGCTGGCTGGTCAGAGCACAGTGACACCCTGGAGATTGTGGTGACAG gaatctactACCATAATAAACCCAGCCtgtcagtcctgcccagccctgtggtgactTTAGGAAGGAATATGACCTTCCTGTGTCTCTTATGGGAGGGATATGAGAAGTTCATTCTCACCAAGGATGACCAGAAGTTTCTCAGCTCCCCGACCTCACAGTTTATACCCAATATTAGGCAGTGGCAAGCCTTGTTCTCTGTAGATCATGTAACACCAGACCACAGAGGCACATTCAGATGTTATGGTTACTACAATCATACTCCACACTGGTGGTCAGTGCCCAGTGAACCCCTGGAAATACACATCTCAG GTCTGTCCAAGAAGCCGTCCTTGCTGACCCACCAAGGCCATATCCTGGATCCTGGGAAGAGCCTCACCCTGCAGTGTTGCTCTGACATCAACTATGACAGATTTGCTCTGTACAAGTTCGGGGGTGTTGACTTCAACCAGCATGATTTCCAgtggacccaggctggcctctccatGGCCAACTTCACACTGGGCCCTGTGAGCAGCTCTACCGGAGGCCAATATAGATGCTATGGTGCACACAACCTCTCCTCTGCGTGGTCAGCCTCCAGTGACCCCCTGGACATCCTCATCACAG GACATCTTCTTTTCAGTCCTTCCCTCTCGGTGAAGCCTAACTCCACAGTACACTCTGGAGACAATGTGATCCTGCTGTGTCACTCACCATTCAAAGTGGACACTTTCATTCTGTCCAAGGAGGGAGCAGCCCACCAACCCCAGAGACTAAAATCAAAGTCTGAAGcttgggacttccaggcagaattCTTCATGAGTGCTGTGACCTCTGAACTCTCGGGCACCTACAGGTGTTATGGTTCCCAAGACTCATCTCCCTACCTGCTGACACAAGGCAGTGTCCCTGTGGAGCTCATGGTCTCAG CCTCAGAGAACCAGGATCACACAGTGGAGAATCTCATCAGGATGGGGATGGCTTTCATGATCCTCATAGTCATTGGGATTCTGGTCTTTGAGAGTTGGGGCAACCAGAGACAGATCCACCATGCAGCTGAGAG